A stretch of Fusarium poae strain DAOMC 252244 chromosome 2, whole genome shotgun sequence DNA encodes these proteins:
- a CDS encoding hypothetical protein (SECRETED:SignalP(1-18)~CAZy:GH7), which yields MKFSPLLLSTLLAQTVVGQTPNKIKEKHPKIETYRCTKAKGCKKATNYIVADAELHGISQANGQNCGNWGEAADSKACPDEATCAKNCILSGMDEAAYKAKGISTSGNALRLEMLRNGQSVSPRVYLLEANKKKYEMLKLTGAEFSFDVETQKLPCGMNGALYLSEMPADGGKSTSRYSKVGAAQGGGYCDAQCYVTPFINGVGNIKGKGVCCNEMDIWEANSRATHIAPHPCSVPGLYGCTGTECQKEGICDKAGCGWNHNRNGVPEFYGRGKNFKVDTTRKFTVVSQFPADKNGKLKEMHRHYIQDGKVIKSAVVTLPGPPQVTGNIIEDQYCKASHADDYIRLGGTEEMGDAMTRGMVLAMSVWWSEGDSMEWLDGKGPGAGPCTKEEGLPSNIVKVEPNPEVTFSNIRIGEIGSTHAVKTSRAYSAHRL from the exons ATGAAGTTCTCTCCTCTTCTCCTCTCAACTCTGCTCGCCCAGACAGTCGTGGGCCAGACTCctaacaagatcaaggagaagcaCCCCAAGATCGAGACGTACCGCTGCACAAAGGCAAAGGGCTGCAAGAAGGCGACAAACTACATCGTCGCCGACGCAGAGCTTCACGGCATCAGCCAGGCCAACGGCCAGAACTGTGGTAACTGGGGTGAGGCCGCCGACTCCAAGGCTTGCCCCGACGAGGCAACATGTGCCAAGAACTGCATCCTCTCCGGCATGGACGAGGCTGCGTACAAGGCCAAGGGTATTAGCACCTCTGGTAACGCTCTCCGCCTTGAGATGCTCCGCAATGGCCAGTCTGTTTCTCCTCGTGTCTACCTTCTCGAGGcgaacaagaagaagtatGAGATGCTCAAGCTTACCGGCGCTGAGTTCTCTTTCGATGTTGAGACCCAGAAGCTTCCCTGTGGTATGAACGGTGCTTTGTACCTCTCTGAGATGCCTGCCGATGGTGGAAAGAGCACAAGCCGATACAGCAAGGTCGGTGCTGCTCAGGGTGGTGGATACTGTGATGCTCAGTGCTATGTCACACCTTTCATCAACGGAGTG GGTAACATCAAGGGCAAGGGTGTCTGCTGTAACGAGATGGATATCTGGGAGGCAAACTCTCGCGCCACCCACATCGCTCCTCACCCCTGCAGTGTCCCCGGCCTGTACGGCTGCACAGGTACAGAGTGCCAGAAGGAGGGCATCTGCGACAAGGCTGGCTGCGGCTGGAACCACAACCGTAACGGTGTTCCTGAGTTTTACGGACGCGGCAAGAACTTCAAGGTCGACACGACCCGAAAGTTCACAGTCGTTTCCCAGTTCCCCGCCGACAAGAACGGCAAGCTCAAGGAGATGCACCGCCACTACATCCAGGAcggcaaggtcatcaagAGCGCCGTCGTCACACTTCCCGGACCTCCCCAGGTCACCGGTAACATCATCGAGGACCAGTACTGCAAGGCCTCGCACGCAGATGACTACATCCGTCTCGGCGGCACAGAAGAGATGGGTGATGCCATGACCCGCGGTATGGTTCTCGCCATGAGTGTTTGGTGGAGCGAGGGTGATTCCATGGAGTGGCTCGATGGAAAGGGACCTGGCGCTGGACCTTGCACCAAGGAAGAGGGACTTCCCAGCAACATTGTCAAGGTCGAGCCCAACCCTGAGGTTACCTTTAGCAACATCCGCATTGGCGAGATCGGGTCGACACACGCGGTCAAGACATCTCGAGCTTACAGCGCTCACCGCCTGTAA